A region of Oceanicoccus sp. KOV_DT_Chl DNA encodes the following proteins:
- a CDS encoding sugar phosphate nucleotidyltransferase: MPKSLPNLPIVMMNGDLLTKVDYVQLLNYHQELKAVATMCVREYEYQVPYGVVEGSGHKITAMVEKPSYKFFVNAGIYIINRELIDEVEENQIIDMPTLLEKQIDKGEFVAQFPIHEYWLDIGKMNDFERAQKDFIKGFE; encoded by the coding sequence TTGCCCAAGTCATTACCCAACCTGCCAATTGTAATGATGAACGGTGATTTGTTGACCAAAGTTGATTATGTGCAGTTGCTTAATTATCACCAGGAACTGAAAGCAGTGGCTACGATGTGTGTACGGGAATATGAGTATCAAGTTCCTTATGGCGTAGTAGAGGGGAGTGGACATAAAATTACGGCGATGGTTGAAAAGCCCAGCTATAAATTTTTTGTGAATGCCGGTATTTATATTATTAATCGTGAACTGATTGATGAAGTCGAAGAAAATCAAATTATAGATATGCCCACTCTGCTTGAAAAGCAAATAGATAAGGGTGAGTTTGTGGCGCAGTTTCCTATTCATGAATACTGGTTGGACATTGGCAAGATGAATGATTTTGAGCGTGCGCAAAAAGATTTTATTAAAGGCTTTGAATGA
- a CDS encoding sugar phosphate nucleotidyltransferase — protein MSHDWRQTLLTPDSSIEHAIKVIDQEALRIALVVSEQQNLLGTITDGDVRRGLINQLPLSAPVTEIMNTTPTTVELGTSRAQVLQLMEKKKLLSVPVVDQSRLVGLETLQELIARPRFDNPVFLMAGGFGTRLRPLTDDCPKPLLRVGDRPILETILLSFVDAGFHNFYISTHYMPEMIKAYFGDGSKWGVSISYVYEDALLVQVVR, from the coding sequence ATGAGTCATGATTGGCGACAAACTTTACTGACCCCGGACTCAAGTATTGAGCATGCTATTAAAGTTATCGATCAGGAAGCTTTGAGAATTGCATTGGTTGTCAGTGAGCAGCAAAACTTATTAGGGACTATAACAGATGGAGATGTGCGCAGAGGGTTAATTAATCAATTGCCCTTAAGTGCTCCTGTCACAGAGATTATGAATACCACCCCAACGACTGTCGAGCTTGGAACAAGCCGGGCGCAAGTGTTGCAGTTGATGGAGAAGAAAAAACTGCTCTCGGTTCCAGTGGTGGACCAGAGTAGGCTGGTGGGGCTTGAAACCTTACAAGAGTTAATAGCGCGTCCGCGTTTCGATAACCCCGTTTTTTTGATGGCTGGTGGTTTTGGCACTCGCTTGCGACCGTTAACAGATGACTGTCCCAAGCCATTATTACGGGTGGGTGATCGCCCAATACTGGAAACAATACTGCTGAGCTTTGTTGATGCGGGTTTCCACAATTTTTATATTTCCACGCACTATATGCCAGAAATGATTAAGGCATACTTTGGTGATGGCTCTAAGTGGGGTGTTAGTATTTCTTATGTTTATGAAGATGCCCTCTTGGTACAGGTGGTGCGCTAG
- the neuB gene encoding N-acetylneuraminate synthase, producing MSAVYIIAEAGVNHNGDADLAFKLIDVAVDAGVDAVKFQTFKASNLVSHTAEKAGYQKANTGTDESQLQMLQRLELSYEVHHQLIEYCHNKGIDFLSTAFDFESLTFLSEELKLKQLKIPSGELTNAPLVLAHARTGCSLILSTGMATLADIELALGVIAFGMLNPEQVEGEKLTAECFSQAYYSAAGRKCLRERVTLLHCTTEYPAPPEDINLKAMDTLSQAFDLPVGYSDHSQGICVAVAAVARGAKVIEKHFTLDKTMAGPDHQSSLEPDELKDMQRSIRVVEQALGDGIKGPRPSEIENMNVARKSLVAAKNICVGDIYTADNLAIKRPGGGLAPINYWKLLGGPAKKACKAGELISD from the coding sequence ATGAGCGCGGTTTATATAATTGCGGAAGCAGGGGTTAATCATAATGGGGATGCTGATCTAGCCTTTAAGCTGATAGATGTAGCTGTCGATGCTGGTGTTGATGCGGTAAAGTTTCAGACGTTCAAAGCGTCAAATTTGGTATCTCATACGGCAGAAAAAGCCGGCTATCAAAAAGCCAATACTGGTACAGACGAGAGCCAGCTACAAATGTTGCAGCGCTTGGAATTGAGTTATGAAGTACATCATCAGCTTATTGAGTACTGCCATAATAAAGGGATAGACTTTTTATCAACAGCGTTTGATTTTGAAAGCTTGACGTTTTTATCTGAAGAATTAAAGCTAAAACAGTTAAAGATTCCCTCGGGTGAATTAACTAATGCGCCATTGGTATTAGCACATGCGCGCACCGGTTGCTCGTTAATTCTATCAACAGGTATGGCTACTTTGGCTGATATTGAATTAGCGCTGGGTGTTATCGCCTTTGGGATGTTAAACCCGGAACAAGTGGAGGGTGAAAAATTAACTGCGGAGTGTTTTTCTCAAGCGTATTATTCCGCTGCCGGGAGAAAATGTTTGCGAGAGCGAGTGACATTATTACATTGTACGACCGAATACCCTGCGCCTCCTGAGGATATTAATCTTAAAGCGATGGACACCCTTTCGCAGGCTTTTGATTTGCCTGTGGGTTACTCTGATCATAGCCAGGGTATCTGTGTTGCTGTGGCTGCCGTTGCCCGCGGCGCGAAAGTGATAGAAAAACATTTCACGCTTGATAAAACGATGGCAGGGCCAGATCATCAATCCTCATTGGAGCCAGATGAGCTAAAGGATATGCAGCGATCAATACGCGTTGTTGAGCAAGCCCTCGGTGACGGTATTAAGGGGCCCAGGCCCTCTGAGATAGAAAACATGAATGTAGCTCGTAAAAGTTTGGTAGCTGCGAAGAATATTTGTGTTGGGGATATTTATACTGCAGACAATTTGGCCATTAAGCGACCGGGAGGTGGTTTGGCGCCAATAAATTATTGGAAGTTACTGGGCGGGCCTGCAAAAAAAGCGTGTAAAGCCGGGGAGCTAATCAGTGACTAA
- the neuC gene encoding UDP-N-acetylglucosamine 2-epimerase, whose product MSIPKICVVTGTRAEYGLLYGLMKGLEESGKFELQIVATATHLSPEFGLTYREIEANGFHINEKVEMLVSGDTAVAISKSIGLAVLGFADAFERLKPDAVVVLGDRFEMLAVAQCAMIARIPLAHIHGGEITEGAVDESIRHAISKMANIHFVATQEFRQRVIQMGEQPSRVFVSGAPGIDNIKRMPLRDKADIERSIDFVLGEVNFLVTYHPVTLSVDAMDFDLSDFFLALDNYPNAKIIITYPNSDADGRRLIEQLNVYAERNKGRVLLTQSLGFMNYLGVLPYIDCVIGNSSSGLLEVPSFAVPTVNIGDRQKGRVQAASVINCGLSKSSIITGIDKALSREFKESIQGVVNPYGDGCAAETILAIFEGLDFPSLIRKPFYDLDAKVDV is encoded by the coding sequence ATGTCTATACCTAAAATTTGTGTGGTTACCGGTACGCGAGCAGAGTATGGGCTGTTGTATGGCCTGATGAAAGGACTAGAAGAGTCCGGGAAATTTGAACTGCAAATTGTTGCTACCGCTACGCATTTATCACCGGAGTTTGGCCTTACCTATCGTGAAATTGAAGCGAATGGCTTTCATATCAATGAAAAAGTTGAAATGCTAGTGTCGGGTGATACGGCGGTGGCCATCAGTAAATCTATTGGGCTTGCGGTGTTAGGCTTTGCTGATGCTTTTGAGCGCTTAAAGCCGGATGCTGTGGTAGTGCTAGGTGACAGGTTTGAGATGTTGGCTGTGGCCCAGTGTGCAATGATTGCCAGAATACCACTGGCACACATACATGGTGGAGAAATAACGGAAGGGGCTGTTGATGAGTCTATTCGGCATGCCATTAGCAAAATGGCAAATATTCACTTTGTAGCGACACAGGAGTTTCGACAGCGAGTTATTCAAATGGGTGAGCAGCCGAGCAGGGTTTTTGTAAGCGGTGCCCCGGGGATTGATAATATAAAAAGGATGCCGTTACGGGATAAAGCAGATATCGAGAGAAGTATTGATTTTGTTTTAGGTGAAGTCAATTTTTTAGTGACCTATCATCCGGTCACATTATCCGTTGATGCTATGGATTTTGATTTGAGTGATTTTTTCCTGGCCTTGGATAACTACCCAAATGCCAAAATTATTATTACTTATCCTAACTCCGATGCGGACGGACGGCGTTTAATTGAGCAATTGAATGTCTATGCTGAAAGAAACAAAGGAAGGGTTTTATTGACGCAGTCCCTGGGTTTTATGAATTACCTGGGGGTATTGCCCTATATTGATTGTGTGATTGGTAACTCTTCCAGTGGCTTGTTGGAGGTGCCTTCATTTGCTGTACCTACAGTGAATATAGGTGATAGGCAGAAAGGTCGAGTGCAGGCTGCCTCCGTGATAAATTGCGGCTTATCCAAGTCATCAATAATTACGGGAATCGATAAAGCTTTATCCAGAGAGTTTAAAGAGAGCATTCAAGGAGTGGTTAATCCCTATGGCGATGGCTGTGCTGCGGAAACTATTCTTGCTATTTTTGAAGGACTTGATTTTCCATCACTGATCAGAAAACCTTTTTATGATTTAGACGCGAAGGTGGATGTATGA
- a CDS encoding acetyltransferase, with product MTKPEAKPIIVLGGGGHASVLIDILQQQGRALLGIADVGLMQGEAGPAGLIVLGGDDCVLGYEKDEVELVNGIGSMPGKNQRRQIYQRFVDLGYSFCSVIHPSAVVSPRAHITAGVQIMAAAVVQANAYIGQNSIINTRVCIDHDSVIGEHCHVAPGAVLCGGVTSGNQVHIGPGATIIQGVAIGDEAIVGAGAVLTKNLAARAILYPARGSVKQIGADNES from the coding sequence GTGACTAAGCCAGAAGCTAAACCGATAATCGTTCTTGGCGGCGGCGGACACGCATCAGTTTTGATTGATATTTTGCAGCAACAAGGGCGCGCGCTTTTGGGTATTGCCGATGTTGGCTTAATGCAAGGTGAAGCGGGCCCTGCGGGGCTTATTGTTTTAGGTGGAGATGATTGTGTACTTGGGTATGAAAAAGATGAAGTTGAACTAGTGAATGGTATTGGCTCCATGCCCGGAAAAAATCAGCGACGACAAATATATCAGCGTTTTGTCGATTTGGGATATTCATTTTGCTCGGTTATCCATCCATCTGCGGTGGTTTCGCCCCGAGCGCATATTACTGCTGGCGTACAAATAATGGCGGCGGCAGTGGTTCAAGCCAATGCGTATATAGGACAAAATTCAATCATTAATACCAGGGTCTGCATTGATCATGACAGTGTCATTGGCGAGCACTGCCATGTCGCTCCCGGGGCTGTTTTGTGCGGTGGTGTAACAAGTGGAAATCAAGTACATATCGGGCCTGGCGCGACCATTATTCAAGGTGTAGCTATTGGTGATGAGGCTATCGTCGGTGCGGGTGCGGTGTTAACTAAAAATTTAGCAGCGCGGGCTATCCTTTATCCTGCGCGTGGTAGCGTAAAACAAATAGGTGCTGATAATGAGTCATGA
- a CDS encoding NAD-dependent 4,6-dehydratase LegB: MSNSVVLVTGADGFIGSHLVEMLVARGHKVKALSQYNSFNNWGWLEDVSCLADIEVLTGDVRDPHYCKHITKGVDIVYHLAALIAIPYSYVAPESYVSTNVIGTLNICQAALDNGVSRVIHTSTSEVYGTAQYVPINEEHPLQPQSPYSASKIGADAMAMSFFNAFDLPLTIARPFNTYGPRQSARAVIPTIITQIANGKKEIELGDVSPTRDFNYVEDTCRGFIELANAESAIGKTINIGSNFEITVGDTLNLIKKIMASDVKFITDEDRIRPGKSEVFRLWCDNSKIQEMTGFKPQNSIEDGLKKTIDWFVQPENLAKYKVDLYNV; encoded by the coding sequence ATGAGCAATAGTGTTGTGTTAGTCACTGGGGCGGACGGGTTTATTGGTTCGCATTTAGTTGAAATGTTAGTTGCTCGAGGGCATAAGGTTAAAGCGCTTTCTCAATATAATTCGTTCAATAATTGGGGTTGGCTTGAGGATGTGTCGTGTCTCGCCGATATTGAAGTGCTAACAGGCGATGTCCGGGATCCGCATTACTGCAAGCATATTACCAAAGGTGTAGATATTGTTTATCACTTGGCCGCATTGATCGCTATACCGTACTCCTATGTTGCGCCGGAAAGTTATGTGTCGACCAATGTGATTGGGACTTTAAATATTTGTCAGGCGGCGCTTGATAATGGTGTCAGCCGAGTTATTCATACATCCACAAGCGAGGTGTATGGTACGGCTCAATATGTGCCAATTAATGAAGAGCACCCTTTACAACCGCAATCACCTTATAGCGCGTCAAAAATTGGTGCGGATGCGATGGCGATGAGCTTTTTTAATGCTTTTGATTTACCGTTAACCATTGCTCGGCCCTTTAATACTTATGGGCCACGGCAGTCAGCGCGAGCAGTTATTCCGACAATTATTACGCAAATAGCAAATGGAAAAAAAGAAATAGAATTAGGCGATGTCAGTCCGACGCGTGATTTCAACTACGTTGAAGATACCTGTCGGGGCTTCATAGAATTAGCTAATGCTGAAAGTGCTATTGGAAAAACTATCAATATTGGATCAAATTTTGAGATCACTGTGGGTGACACGCTTAATTTGATCAAAAAAATTATGGCGAGCGATGTCAAATTTATTACTGATGAAGATCGTATCCGCCCGGGTAAATCAGAGGTGTTTCGACTTTGGTGTGACAATTCCAAAATTCAGGAAATGACCGGATTTAAACCTCAGAACTCTATAGAAGACGGCTTGAAAAAAACGATTGACTGGTTTGTTCAGCCGGAGAACTTAGCCAAGTACAAGGTAGATTTATACAATGTCTAA
- a CDS encoding LegC family aminotransferase yields the protein MSKDVSAFVHSLYKTNNFLPLHEPVFSGNEKKYVLETIDSTFVSSVGEFVDRFEKMFADYVGGKYAVATVNGTAALHVCLLMAEVVANDEVITQPLTFVATCNAISYCGAIPVFIDVDRDSMGLSADKLAEWLAANAEIRGNECFNRRTGRRIKACVPMHTFGHPARIEKIKTVCDQYGVVVVEDAAESLGSFVGDKHTGAFSELAAFSFNGNKTITTGGGGMLVTDNEALAKRAKHITTTAKLSHPYKYVHDEVAYNYRMPNLNAALGCAQMEQLDGFLAIKRSIAEQYKTFFESREESFVVERAGTKANYWLNAIVVNEAKRDEFIEQTNALGVMTRPIWGLMNRLPMFKACESGDLGNAEWLEARVVNLPSGVISPA from the coding sequence ATGTCTAAAGACGTGTCGGCGTTTGTGCATAGCTTATATAAAACCAATAACTTTTTGCCGTTACATGAGCCTGTATTTTCAGGAAATGAAAAAAAATATGTGCTTGAAACAATTGATTCAACATTTGTTTCAAGTGTTGGCGAGTTTGTAGACCGCTTTGAGAAAATGTTTGCGGACTATGTTGGTGGGAAATATGCGGTGGCGACTGTCAACGGTACCGCAGCTTTGCATGTCTGTTTGTTGATGGCTGAAGTGGTCGCCAATGATGAGGTTATTACTCAGCCTCTAACGTTTGTGGCCACCTGTAATGCTATTAGTTATTGTGGTGCTATTCCGGTCTTTATAGATGTTGATCGGGATAGTATGGGCTTGTCAGCTGATAAGTTGGCTGAGTGGCTGGCGGCTAACGCAGAGATTCGTGGTAACGAGTGTTTTAATCGAAGGACTGGCCGAAGAATAAAGGCCTGTGTGCCAATGCATACTTTTGGTCATCCGGCGAGAATAGAAAAAATAAAAACGGTTTGCGATCAGTACGGAGTGGTTGTAGTGGAAGATGCTGCTGAGTCTCTGGGTAGTTTTGTAGGCGATAAGCATACCGGGGCTTTTTCTGAATTAGCGGCATTTAGCTTTAATGGTAATAAAACAATTACTACGGGGGGCGGTGGTATGCTAGTTACCGATAATGAAGCACTTGCAAAACGGGCTAAACATATTACGACTACAGCAAAGTTGAGTCACCCATATAAATATGTACATGATGAAGTGGCTTATAACTACCGGATGCCAAATTTAAATGCCGCTTTGGGCTGTGCTCAGATGGAGCAATTAGATGGATTCTTGGCAATAAAGCGTTCTATTGCTGAGCAATACAAGACGTTTTTTGAAAGCCGTGAAGAGAGCTTTGTTGTAGAAAGAGCTGGCACTAAGGCAAATTACTGGTTGAATGCGATAGTGGTTAATGAAGCTAAGCGGGATGAATTTATTGAACAAACCAATGCGCTTGGTGTAATGACAAGGCCAATTTGGGGGCTAATGAATCGCCTGCCGATGTTCAAGGCTTGTGAAAGCGGTGATCTTGGTAATGCTGAGTGGTTAGAGGCGAGGGTTGTAAATTTACCTAGTGGTGTGATTTCTCCCGCGTAA
- a CDS encoding lipopolysaccharide kinase InaA family protein: MIKWLSNSVNDRSSMEKDIAELNEDALPAGWQWVNCSVFARVAHSQGSNNVFYKQFLPRNYMETPKAWFRGSRCERAIKQLNVLKDNNFQSPEVLCWGSLSGGREFMVTQAVDGVGVGSYLASYFRGVSTPALLKEKREIISSLGAEVGRLHQAGIVHGDLRPNNVLIERDGCSIAFHFIDNERNKQYRKIPKKLLIKNLVQIGMLADIDLTNTDRVRFLKAYQRQMSSFNQALVAPIYQKTRARLVGKDPDSLGSPNLSK, from the coding sequence ATGATTAAGTGGTTGAGTAACTCAGTAAATGATCGCTCATCGATGGAAAAGGATATTGCAGAGCTCAATGAAGATGCTTTGCCAGCCGGCTGGCAGTGGGTTAACTGTTCAGTATTTGCCAGGGTGGCTCATAGCCAAGGCAGTAATAATGTTTTTTATAAACAATTCCTGCCTCGCAACTACATGGAAACGCCAAAGGCATGGTTTCGAGGGAGTCGTTGTGAACGGGCAATTAAGCAACTTAACGTGTTAAAGGATAATAATTTCCAATCACCAGAAGTGCTTTGTTGGGGTAGCTTGTCGGGTGGGCGTGAATTCATGGTTACCCAGGCTGTTGATGGTGTTGGTGTGGGTAGTTATTTGGCGAGCTATTTTCGAGGGGTATCAACACCTGCTTTATTGAAGGAAAAAAGAGAAATAATCAGTAGCTTGGGCGCTGAAGTGGGGCGCTTGCATCAAGCGGGGATTGTCCATGGTGACTTGCGGCCGAATAATGTATTGATTGAGAGGGATGGTTGCTCAATCGCTTTTCATTTCATTGATAATGAACGCAATAAGCAATATAGAAAAATACCGAAAAAGCTATTGATTAAAAATCTAGTACAAATTGGAATGCTAGCCGATATCGATTTGACCAATACCGATAGAGTGCGTTTTTTAAAGGCATATCAGCGTCAAATGTCGAGCTTCAATCAGGCTCTGGTCGCACCTATTTATCAGAAAACACGTGCAAGATTAGTGGGTAAAGATCCAGATAGTTTAGGGTCGCCTAATTTATCCAAATAA
- a CDS encoding cytidylyltransferase domain-containing protein, whose protein sequence is MINGKSILAIIPARGGSKGVPKKNILKFNDKPLIAWAIEAAKASIYIDKIILSSDCEEIIAVAKAYGCDVPFKRPDELSTDSASSVEVVNHAIKSLAEKFDYIVLLQPTSIFRSTEDIDNTIACCDESSVSACVSVVECEKPPYWIYQLADNKLVPVIKQEEQYSRRQDCPQSFELNGAVYVINTQTFMQQKSFFPEDTTAYIMPKNRSLDIDTVDDVGWATYLLSNGSLE, encoded by the coding sequence ATGATTAACGGTAAAAGTATATTGGCTATTATTCCTGCTCGCGGTGGCAGTAAAGGTGTGCCGAAAAAAAATATCCTAAAGTTTAATGATAAGCCACTAATTGCTTGGGCAATAGAGGCTGCAAAAGCGTCTATATATATCGATAAAATTATTTTGTCATCTGATTGTGAAGAGATTATTGCTGTTGCTAAAGCCTATGGCTGCGATGTGCCGTTTAAGCGACCGGATGAATTGTCAACGGATAGCGCCAGTTCGGTTGAGGTAGTGAATCACGCTATTAAATCACTCGCTGAAAAATTTGATTACATTGTATTGCTGCAACCAACCTCGATTTTTCGTAGTACAGAAGATATCGATAATACAATTGCTTGTTGTGATGAAAGTAGTGTTTCGGCGTGTGTAAGTGTCGTCGAGTGTGAAAAACCACCGTATTGGATCTATCAGTTAGCGGATAACAAGCTTGTTCCCGTTATTAAGCAGGAAGAACAGTATTCGCGCAGACAGGACTGTCCACAAAGTTTTGAATTGAATGGTGCAGTTTATGTTATTAATACGCAGACTTTTATGCAACAAAAGAGTTTTTTCCCTGAAGACACCACCGCATACATAATGCCTAAAAATCGCTCGCTGGATATTGATACTGTTGATGACGTGGGCTGGGCAACATATCTATTATCAAATGGATCACTGGAATGA